TAAGATCATCAGGTATTAAAGTTATTGCATGATTATCAAGAATTCTATTTATTTCACTTATTTCTAAATTAAAATTTGCATTAGAATCATGAATATTTTTTAATATAAACTTTATCTTTTCAACCCAACTTGAATAAGAAAAAGATCCCCTTAGCAAATTAATATATTTTTTTAATTGAAGTAATATTTTAACCCATTTATTCAAATCCAAACTTATATTTTTTGAGCTAAATGATTTTAAATTAAAAGTACTTAAATTGACTTCTTTGTCATAAATCAAGCCTAAAGTAATTCTATTTATACACCACTCTAGGGTGTTTTTTTCTTCACCTAATCTTTCATTGGCATCTAATCCCCAATGAAAACCGACTTGAGAAAGTAAGAAAATAATTTCATCCTTCTCAGTAATATGAAAATCAAAAATGTTCTGAGTTACTTTTTTCGAAAGAATATAATCTATTTTTTCAAGTGTAATTTTCTCATTTGCTATTTCAGTGATGTCAATTAAAAATTTATAAATGTCTGGATAATCATGATTATCCTCATCAATAAAAAAATAAGGTATCTTTTCCCCATTAATTAATTCATTATTAAAGATATGCCTTAGATAAGGTTTAATTTGATTAGTTTGAGGAGATAAAACAGCAATATCACTAAATTTAATATTCTCGCAAGAATTTATTATTTCTATAATTTTACTTCTTAAATATTCTAATTGTTTATTCTGATTAACATGCTCACAAAGTAATATTGAATCATCCCTTTCATTTACTATAAAATCATTGCTATTGTTATCAATTAGTTTTTTTTGTATTTGATTAAGAAGAGGAATATCTTTCTTCTCATGAAAATTAGTTGTTGGATCAATGTATATTAAATTATTTTTTAAATTTATACCTTCCTTAAGAATATTTTCCTCAATTAATTTCTGAAAGTTTGCTCCAAATTTACCAAATATTTTCTCTATATTTGTATTATTTAAATACAATTTACTTTCATTATCATCAAATCCCAACTCACCTTCAAGACAATTTATTCTATTCCATAAATCTTCTCCTGCAGATAATAAATATAAATTTACCTTAGTAAATTTTGAAAGTTCTGAATAAAAGTTAATATGTAGTTTAGATAAGTTATTATCGGAAATAATATAAATATGATTTGGTATTTTAATTTGAAAGTTTTTAATTCTTCTTAAATTCTTTATTACTTCAATCATGTATAAACAAGAAGGCTTTTCAGATATCTTTTTCTCTAATAATTTATATAAAATAGGTTGCCAAAATTGATCTGAATTTAAATTCTTAAATAGATGAATAGAGTTAATATCATATCTATTCCATTCAGCAATCATTTCAGGTCTAAAAATTAGATAATCAATAAAATTATTCGTGATCTTTTTTGTCAGATTATATAGGTCTCCATCAATTGTCTTTTTATTTTCCAAATATTTATTAATCCAATTACTAAGTGGCAATGATTCTTTAAAGCTATTTAATTCTTCTAATGAATCAATAATTCCCCATTTGATTGACTCAAAATTCCATAAGCCCATATCAATCTCAGGGAAAAAATTTGTCAATAATGACTCTGTATAACTTGATATAGTTTTTAATTCATAAAGAGCACTTATTTGATTTTTTATAGTTATTTGTTCACTT
The window above is part of the Prochlorococcus marinus CUG1415 genome. Proteins encoded here:
- a CDS encoding exodeoxyribonuclease V subunit gamma, which encodes MLHIYKSNKIEVISELLVEELKICPPFITEKLEIAVPNYFLGKWLSEQITIKNQISALYELKTISSYTESLLTNFFPEIDMGLWNFESIKWGIIDSLEELNSFKESLPLSNWINKYLENKKTIDGDLYNLTKKITNNFIDYLIFRPEMIAEWNRYDINSIHLFKNLNSDQFWQPILYKLLEKKISEKPSCLYMIEVIKNLRRIKNFQIKIPNHIYIISDNNLSKLHINFYSELSKFTKVNLYLLSAGEDLWNRINCLEGELGFDDNESKLYLNNTNIEKIFGKFGANFQKLIEENILKEGINLKNNLIYIDPTTNFHEKKDIPLLNQIQKKLIDNNSNDFIVNERDDSILLCEHVNQNKQLEYLRSKIIEIINSCENIKFSDIAVLSPQTNQIKPYLRHIFNNELINGEKIPYFFIDEDNHDYPDIYKFLIDITEIANEKITLEKIDYILSKKVTQNIFDFHITEKDEIIFLLSQVGFHWGLDANERLGEEKNTLEWCINRITLGLIYDKEVNLSTFNLKSFSSKNISLDLNKWVKILLQLKKYINLLRGSFSYSSWVEKIKFILKNIHDSNANFNLEISEINRILDNHAITLIPDDLILLNVFREILISCINKAKYQSKSRINKILVSDIENSRHIPHKVIFLIDMNSVYYPKLSKNENINLLNNKYHLGDPSVFEREKYLFLELLIACRDKFIVNWVKNDKDNKKLDVSFPIKELISFFDSFLSQGQRELIIKESDLNKNEIIDLDSSKIIKSNYSLVEDIDWNEKKSDIKNYKLSELIYWFKTPQKYWLNKKNISPKEIFIHHPDEEYVSNLQKSQLITKIIQQLEIDHHNIIDDLKNLNINDQLVENGIIMPKNSIFTKEKEIKDLLRTLYESLSQHNKINRIYVKSNSNKEEYFIADDTVIELIHAKLSLSRLTEAWIKLLFISSLKKNIKKTKVIFRIDNNYKSQIIKSPGAIESNLILEEYINIFKNFSENCLPLPPESTYKYVEAKIKSKNEKKAFTNRWIGNKPFSKGERDNIEMKICFGNEKEPDFFFRNNNFDKLSFRLYGPLIEALRK